The Mangrovibacterium diazotrophicum DNA window ATGTAGAATACAAGATAAACAACGAAGGTACCAGCGATTACGACGTTTATGATGTTGTCCGCACCGGGACCACTGAAATTTCCGATTTCTGTTTTTCTGTTGGAATTACTTACTCGTTATCCAACTCGTTTTGGATATATGGTGGCCTCGGTGCAAACGCGAAAAGCCAATACGATGAAGTCAATTTATACAGCGGCGATAATTTGAAAGACACCTGGTTGATGGAAAACACCGATGAATCTTATACTAATATTTATCCGGAAGCCGGACTAATCTTCAAAGCCCATAAACTTCTGATAATTCGTTACGGATTCATGTACAGCAAAAAACTCACCCAGCAAATTGGCGTTGGCCTCTTTTTTGGCCGATAAGTTCGACTCACTCAACAATTGCTCGTTTGCGGCAAAGCTTTAGGATGCAGTCCTGGTATTCTTTGCAGCGAACGAGCGTTGATGGGTACATACCTAAATAAAAGCATTGAAAATACGACATTGAAAACAAAGAAGATACGCGGTCACCGGAGGCGCTGGAAAGACATCGATTACTGGGTTGAAGCCAACCGGGAGCTTGATTTGGATGAGTTGAAAGCGAACCAACGAAACTATGCCAAAATTTGGGTACGCCCATGGAGTGGCATTTCTATTACCAACAGCCAAATTCCCGCCCCCTACGGCGAAACAAAATTGAAGATCCTGGGTGGGCTGATCAAGATTTACGATTCCTGGCAGCAACAACTGGACCAGCTGGGCGAGAGCTACTGCCTACAAATTTGGCTGTTCGAACCGCGTTTCTCCATGTCTCAGGTTGTTTGCGCCATCGGCGACTACACCGACTTTTACACGGATACTTTCTTCAATCCCATAGCCCCGAAGCAAATGATTCCCCTGAATTACGGGCGACTGGCAACTGAAATTGCGGGTTTCAACTGGAGCTACCGGCTGGACGAAGATCATTGGGATAACAACGAACCGGGCAGCCCCGACTTATGGGCTAACCAAGCCGAGTACGAAGCTGCAAAGAAGTGGTTCAGACAACTCATGAAAAAACCACACCGAACAACAAAACCAGAGGAGCTGGCAGGAACAGCGACCGAGTTTTACTCTTTCAAAAAAGGAGCGGTTTGGCTTGGCGAGAAGTATTGAAAGATCGGCAGGAATTGAAGTAAAAAGGCTTGCTTTAGCGCGGTAGCAGGCTGAACAATAAATTGTATATTTATTGTCTCCAAAACCAAACATCATGAAAAAATTCCTGTTTGTCTGCCTTAGTTTTTTAAACGTTGGTTTCTTATTCGCACAGAATGAGATCGAAGATCAAAGCCCTTATAATCCGCGGGATTTCTTTGTACAAACCTTCAACCCGACCGATGGAAACGAATATCGTTCTGCTGATGGAACTCCGGGGCCGAAGTATTGGCAAAACCAGTCCGACTACCTGATTCATGCAACGCTGAGTGAAAAAGACACCACCATAAGCGGCGATGTGACCATCACCTATACCAACAACAGCCCGAATCGTTTGGAATATTTGTGGCTGCAACTGGATCAAAACATTTTCAAATCCGACTCGAGGTCGGTAGCCTGCACCGCTTACCCCGGCGACTACTTTGGTGTGCTGAACAAAACCGACGGAGGCTACCAAATTGCCGATGTAACGGTAACACAAAACGGGACCACTTACACCATTCAACCCATTATAAGTGATACCCGGATGCAGGTTCGTTTAAACGCGCCCCTGCAGCCAGAGGGAGGCCAGGTCTCGGTGAAAATCAACTTCAGCTTTCGTATCCCAATGGATGGAGCCGGTCGCTTTGGACGTCAGTATACCGACGATGGCGTGATTTATCAGATTGCCCAATGGTATCCGCGCATGTGTGTGTACGACGATGTGGAAGGTTGGAACACGCTTCCGTACATGGGGCTCGGTGAGTTTTACTGCGATTACGGCAACTACGAATATTTCATCACTGCTCCGGCAGAAATGATTGTGTATGGCTCGGGCGACCTGCAAAATCGCGAAGATGTCTTAACCAAAGCACAAATCAAACGATTGGACGCAGCGTCGAAAAGCGATAAAACTGTGACCATTATTGCAGCCGACGAAGTTGGGAAAGCCGGCATGCGGCCAGCAAGCAAGGGAGATTTAACCTGGCACTTCACCATGGATAACACCCGAGATGTAGCCTTTGCTGCCGGAAAAGGCATGATTTGGGATGCCGCCAAAGTCAATCTGCCCTCGGGCCGCAAAGCGATGGCCATGTCGTGCTACCCGTTGGACTGCGCCGGCGACACGGCCTGGAGCCGGTCAACCGAATACCTGAAAGCCTGTATCGAGATCTATTCAGAAAATTTCTTTGAATATCCCTGGAATAACGCCGTCAGCAGCGCCGGCATCACCGGGGGAATGGAGTATCCGGGCGTGATCTTCAACAGCTCAAAAGAGAAGAAAGCGCGTTTGTGGTTCCTCATTTCACACGAAATCGGACACGACTGGTACCCGATGATTGTGGGGTCGAACGAACGAAAATACATGTGGCACGACGAAGGCCTCAACACCTATGTGAACTACATCGCCAACGATCTTTTTAACGACGGCGAATACCTGACTGACCCCGCCTATTTTGCGCCAACTTTCTTCGCTTCGCGTGACTACACCCAGTTTATGGAATATAAAGATCCGTTGATGACGGTATCGGATGCCATGGATGCCGAGCAGCATTACCAGTTCTACGGCAAAACGGCTTACGGACTCAACTTGCTGCGCACCATTGTTGTTGGCAAGGAACGCTTCGATTATGCCTTCCGGAAATACACCGAAGCCTGGGCCTTTAAACACCCTACCCCTTACGACTTTTTCCGCTGCATCAACAACGCGGCAGGCGAAGACTTAAACTGGTTCTGGAAGGAATGGTTTTTCACCACCTGGAAACTGGACCAAACCATTACGGATGTCAGCTACATTGATAACGATCCGTCTAACGGTGCGTTGATCACAATCGGCAACAAAGGCAAAATGATTATGCCGGTTATCCTGCAAATTGCCCAGGCAAACGGACAAACAGAAACCGTTCAGCTGCCGG harbors:
- a CDS encoding M1 family metallopeptidase; this encodes MKKFLFVCLSFLNVGFLFAQNEIEDQSPYNPRDFFVQTFNPTDGNEYRSADGTPGPKYWQNQSDYLIHATLSEKDTTISGDVTITYTNNSPNRLEYLWLQLDQNIFKSDSRSVACTAYPGDYFGVLNKTDGGYQIADVTVTQNGTTYTIQPIISDTRMQVRLNAPLQPEGGQVSVKINFSFRIPMDGAGRFGRQYTDDGVIYQIAQWYPRMCVYDDVEGWNTLPYMGLGEFYCDYGNYEYFITAPAEMIVYGSGDLQNREDVLTKAQIKRLDAASKSDKTVTIIAADEVGKAGMRPASKGDLTWHFTMDNTRDVAFAAGKGMIWDAAKVNLPSGRKAMAMSCYPLDCAGDTAWSRSTEYLKACIEIYSENFFEYPWNNAVSSAGITGGMEYPGVIFNSSKEKKARLWFLISHEIGHDWYPMIVGSNERKYMWHDEGLNTYVNYIANDLFNDGEYLTDPAYFAPTFFASRDYTQFMEYKDPLMTVSDAMDAEQHYQFYGKTAYGLNLLRTIVVGKERFDYAFRKYTEAWAFKHPTPYDFFRCINNAAGEDLNWFWKEWFFTTWKLDQTITDVSYIDNDPSNGALITIGNKGKMIMPVILQIAQANGQTETVQLPVEIWQRGGTWVYKYASTAPIEKVVLDPDGQLPDMDRSNNSWVNSGK